Proteins encoded within one genomic window of Haladaptatus sp. QDMS2:
- a CDS encoding polyprenyl synthetase family protein: MRDVLEEWRPIIDDEIARHLPRDVDEAYLEEFFGEPTYRYDSVALQQALSTPLWELLDRGGKRWRAVIFVLLVQALGEDPEPYLPYAVIPEILHNGTIIVDDVEDGATLRRDGPALHHVYGEDIALNAGNAMYFLPLKILTHNPADLDAERRLAAYEMLMYELNRTHLGQGMDIHWHNEQEIRVGEPEYLEMCACKTGCLGRIVARLAAIVTGQSAEVERHLAAYAERMSISFQIGDDILDAENALEDGGDFGKEFGNDIREGKKTLLVIHAAETADPEAVARLEEILWAEENTEAEIAEVLDIFLETGSVEYAREQALALSEAAREELAKVDVDPETGQLLADFTRFVVERNV; encoded by the coding sequence ATGCGGGATGTACTCGAGGAGTGGCGCCCGATTATCGACGACGAGATTGCCCGACACCTCCCCCGCGACGTAGACGAAGCCTACCTCGAGGAGTTCTTCGGCGAACCGACCTACCGCTACGACTCGGTCGCCCTCCAGCAGGCGCTTTCGACGCCGCTCTGGGAGCTGCTCGACCGCGGTGGCAAACGCTGGCGTGCGGTCATCTTCGTACTGCTCGTCCAGGCACTCGGCGAGGACCCGGAGCCGTACCTCCCCTACGCGGTGATTCCGGAGATTCTCCACAACGGGACCATCATCGTCGACGACGTCGAAGACGGCGCAACACTGCGCCGCGACGGGCCTGCCCTCCACCACGTCTATGGCGAAGACATCGCACTCAACGCGGGCAACGCGATGTACTTCCTGCCGCTGAAGATTCTCACCCACAATCCGGCCGACCTCGACGCCGAGCGACGACTCGCCGCCTACGAGATGCTGATGTACGAACTCAACCGCACGCATCTGGGTCAGGGGATGGACATTCACTGGCACAACGAACAGGAGATTCGCGTCGGCGAACCCGAGTATTTGGAGATGTGTGCGTGCAAGACGGGGTGTCTCGGGCGCATCGTCGCCCGCCTCGCGGCCATCGTGACGGGTCAGTCCGCCGAGGTCGAACGCCACCTCGCCGCCTACGCAGAGCGCATGAGTATCTCTTTCCAGATTGGCGACGACATCCTCGACGCCGAAAACGCCTTAGAAGACGGCGGCGACTTCGGCAAGGAGTTCGGCAACGACATCCGCGAAGGCAAGAAGACGCTGCTGGTGATTCACGCAGCGGAGACGGCAGACCCCGAAGCCGTCGCCCGCCTCGAAGAGATTCTCTGGGCCGAGGAGAACACCGAGGCGGAAATCGCCGAAGTGCTCGACATCTTCCTCGAAACGGGGAGCGTCGAGTACGCACGCGAACAGGCACTCGCGCTTTCTGAAGCCGCCCGCGAGGAACTGGCGAAGGTTGACGTAGACCCCGAGACGGGGCAGTTGCTCGCTGACTTCACCCGGTTCGTCGTCGAGCGAAACGTCTAG
- a CDS encoding M28 family peptidase: protein MTDWIGETFTSTVGWDHLETLVDIGNRQAGSVGEREAATATRDALEAAGARDAHLEDFPIQGWTRGSSSIEAGDTTQRCIALPRSPSGEETAELVDLGYGLPEDFEDADVEGKVVMVSTNVPSWYERFPHRREKYYHAVEGGAAAFVFRNHVEGGLAPTGSVGMDAAPIGEIPAVGVSKEVGARLARRFDGEEVTVSVEADIHEATSQNIHADLGPDTEEAILITSHVDAHDICEGAMDNGAGTAMAVELARTLAAREGELDTRVHFLIFGAEEVGLVGASYAAERMDHDHIKAILNNDGVVRGRDLKFYTHGFPELKEAVNTISERFEHPMTVTPRLGPHSDHWEFVQWGVPGYHVTSETGEAGRGWGHTRADSLDKLEVRNFRESTILLTELAVHLAADEFSVAHRDPEAIAADLEAENLDTALKLTGDWPY, encoded by the coding sequence ATGACTGACTGGATCGGCGAGACCTTCACCAGCACCGTCGGCTGGGACCATCTGGAAACGCTCGTAGACATCGGCAACCGACAGGCCGGCAGCGTCGGCGAGCGCGAGGCTGCAACAGCCACGCGCGACGCCCTCGAAGCCGCTGGCGCACGCGACGCCCACCTCGAGGACTTCCCGATTCAGGGCTGGACGCGCGGGTCGAGCAGCATCGAAGCCGGCGACACCACCCAGCGGTGTATCGCCCTCCCACGCAGCCCGAGCGGCGAGGAAACCGCAGAACTCGTGGACCTCGGTTACGGCCTCCCCGAGGACTTCGAAGACGCCGACGTCGAGGGGAAAGTCGTCATGGTGTCGACGAACGTCCCGAGTTGGTATGAGCGGTTCCCCCACCGTCGCGAGAAGTACTACCACGCCGTCGAGGGCGGCGCGGCGGCCTTCGTCTTTAGAAATCACGTCGAAGGCGGCCTCGCACCGACTGGCAGCGTCGGCATGGACGCCGCGCCCATCGGCGAGATTCCCGCCGTCGGCGTCTCGAAAGAGGTCGGCGCACGCCTCGCCCGCCGGTTCGACGGCGAGGAAGTGACCGTCTCCGTCGAGGCAGACATCCACGAGGCGACGAGTCAGAACATCCACGCAGACCTCGGCCCGGACACCGAGGAGGCAATCCTCATCACGAGTCACGTCGACGCCCACGACATCTGTGAGGGCGCGATGGACAACGGCGCGGGCACGGCGATGGCCGTCGAACTCGCCCGGACGCTCGCAGCCCGCGAGGGCGAACTCGACACCCGCGTCCACTTCCTCATCTTCGGCGCGGAGGAAGTCGGCCTCGTCGGTGCGAGTTACGCCGCAGAGCGCATGGACCACGACCACATCAAAGCCATCCTCAACAACGACGGCGTCGTCCGCGGGCGCGACCTCAAGTTCTACACCCACGGCTTCCCCGAACTGAAAGAAGCGGTGAACACGATTTCCGAGCGATTCGAGCACCCGATGACCGTGACCCCGCGCCTCGGGCCACACTCTGACCACTGGGAGTTCGTCCAGTGGGGCGTGCCAGGCTACCACGTCACCTCGGAGACAGGCGAAGCGGGCCGCGGCTGGGGTCACACTCGCGCCGATTCACTCGACAAACTCGAAGTGCGAAATTTCCGCGAGAGCACGATTCTCCTCACCGAACTCGCCGTCCACCTCGCGGCAGACGAGTTCAGCGTCGCACACCGAGACCCCGAGGCCATCGCAGCAGACCTCGAAGCCGAGAATCTGGACACCGCCCTCAAACTCACCGGCGACTGGCCGTACTGA
- a CDS encoding ATP-NAD kinase: MKIGVLTQPAVDDTLAEAIAAAGGDPVSVTPDTLSAVDAVVTVGEAQLLALATESRSVPILPIDAAPGVQTVDRTDATAALERLVTGEFETQPVPLLEVTVGERTVCALRDVMLVTTEPARISEYAIDSHGERVAAFRADGVVVATPAGSHGYARAAGGSVLAPGEQVSVVPVSPFAIDMDQWVLPMAGLSLSVVRDEAEVELLADTRREMVVPPGTTVSIAPNGTLPVAVVTESRPALTASSAR; the protein is encoded by the coding sequence GTGAAAATTGGCGTGCTCACACAGCCGGCGGTCGACGACACGCTCGCCGAGGCCATCGCCGCAGCCGGCGGCGACCCCGTCTCCGTGACCCCAGATACCCTCTCTGCGGTGGACGCAGTCGTGACCGTCGGGGAAGCCCAACTGCTCGCACTCGCCACCGAGTCGCGGTCGGTTCCCATTCTCCCGATAGACGCGGCCCCAGGCGTCCAGACCGTAGACCGGACAGACGCGACAGCCGCCCTCGAACGACTCGTGACTGGCGAGTTCGAAACCCAGCCCGTTCCACTGCTCGAAGTCACCGTCGGTGAGCGAACTGTGTGCGCGCTGCGCGACGTGATGCTCGTGACGACCGAACCGGCCCGTATCTCGGAGTACGCCATCGACAGCCACGGCGAGCGCGTCGCGGCGTTTCGCGCAGACGGCGTCGTCGTCGCCACGCCCGCGGGCAGCCACGGCTACGCGCGCGCTGCGGGCGGGTCGGTGCTCGCACCCGGCGAACAGGTGAGCGTCGTCCCCGTCTCGCCGTTCGCCATCGACATGGACCAGTGGGTGCTCCCGATGGCCGGCCTCTCGCTCTCGGTGGTGCGCGACGAGGCAGAAGTCGAATTACTCGCCGATACACGCCGTGAGATGGTGGTTCCGCCCGGGACGACGGTTTCTATCGCCCCGAACGGCACGCTTCCGGTCGCGGTCGTCACAGAAAGCCGCCCCGCGCTGACCGCCTCATCGGCCCGGTAG
- a CDS encoding cytochrome bc complex cytochrome b subunit → MSDNNDTEVRTDGTGIVPPDDETPTWLERKQRTEGLSRLTYEYFERARREDQDLRMASSYVERDVLGFPAWPHEMIRNLSLVAFFSGMLLFLSATLPPHIGPPANPSTTPAIILPDWYLYWSFGLLKLGPLNPDLAILGGTKLMADRTYGVVANLVVVGVIAIVPFLNKGSARRPVEEPFWAAVGVFGVVFAFTVSVLSVKNLVPMDANLLFDLTFLVPFVAGFITYAVLKAMREGYMFELNRRYYRLRPPR, encoded by the coding sequence ATGAGCGACAACAACGACACGGAAGTCAGAACCGACGGCACTGGCATCGTCCCGCCGGACGATGAGACGCCAACGTGGCTGGAGCGCAAACAGCGCACCGAGGGTCTCTCCCGGCTGACCTACGAATACTTCGAGCGCGCCCGCCGCGAGGACCAGGACCTGCGCATGGCGTCGAGTTACGTCGAACGCGACGTGCTCGGCTTCCCCGCGTGGCCCCACGAGATGATTCGGAACCTCTCGCTGGTCGCGTTCTTCAGCGGGATGTTGCTGTTCCTCTCGGCGACGCTCCCACCACACATCGGCCCGCCGGCCAACCCGAGTACCACGCCGGCGATTATCCTGCCCGACTGGTATCTCTACTGGTCGTTCGGGCTGCTGAAGCTCGGTCCGCTCAACCCTGACCTCGCCATCCTCGGTGGGACGAAGTTGATGGCAGACCGCACCTACGGTGTGGTCGCGAACCTGGTCGTGGTCGGAGTAATCGCCATCGTCCCGTTCCTGAACAAAGGCAGCGCACGCCGTCCCGTCGAGGAGCCCTTCTGGGCTGCCGTCGGTGTATTCGGCGTCGTGTTCGCGTTTACGGTGAGCGTCCTCTCCGTGAAGAACCTCGTCCCGATGGACGCGAACCTGCTGTTCGACCTGACGTTCCTCGTGCCGTTCGTCGCCGGCTTCATCACCTACGCGGTGTTGAAGGCCATGCGAGAGGGCTACATGTTCGAACTCAATCGCCGGTACTACCGCCTGCGGCCGCCGCGGTAA
- a CDS encoding cytochrome bc complex cytochrome b subunit, whose product MSLERKDEMDHGAWMRERDLTTVEQTYLTVLIWLDQRLRLVDYLELLEDLYYKVNMQMPKSHTEQYNLDNKFWYWYPLYALGSFSTLAYVAAAISGALLGFYYAPATAGDPSTAYNSIVFIMQDLNFGFMLRSIHRWSAQVMVAAVFLHMLRVYFTGAYKEPRELNWIIGIILISLTLVFGYTGYLLPWDQLAFWAGQIGVEMALSIPLVGEWAAQLLFGGFTLGQATLQRMYILHVFLLPFVVTAVIALHIGIVWMQGIAEPH is encoded by the coding sequence ATGAGTCTCGAACGTAAAGACGAAATGGACCACGGCGCGTGGATGCGCGAACGCGACCTGACGACGGTCGAGCAGACGTACCTCACGGTACTCATCTGGCTCGACCAGCGCCTGCGGCTCGTGGACTACCTGGAACTGCTCGAAGACCTGTACTACAAGGTCAACATGCAGATGCCAAAGTCCCACACCGAGCAGTACAATCTGGACAACAAATTCTGGTACTGGTACCCGCTGTACGCCCTCGGGAGTTTCTCGACGTTGGCGTACGTGGCCGCCGCGATAAGCGGCGCGCTGCTCGGGTTCTACTACGCCCCCGCGACGGCGGGCGACCCCTCGACGGCGTACAACTCCATCGTGTTCATCATGCAGGACCTGAACTTCGGGTTCATGCTGCGGTCGATTCACCGATGGTCCGCCCAGGTGATGGTGGCCGCCGTGTTCCTGCACATGCTCCGTGTCTACTTCACGGGCGCGTACAAGGAACCGCGTGAACTCAACTGGATTATCGGCATCATCCTCATCAGCCTGACGCTGGTGTTCGGGTACACCGGCTACCTCCTCCCGTGGGACCAGCTTGCCTTCTGGGCCGGCCAGATCGGTGTGGAGATGGCCCTGTCCATCCCGCTCGTCGGCGAGTGGGCCGCACAGCTCCTGTTCGGTGGGTTCACCCTCGGGCAGGCAACGCTCCAGCGAATGTACATCCTGCACGTCTTCCTGTTGCCGTTCGTGGTGACCGCGGTCATCGCGCTCCACATCGGCATCGTCTGGATGCAGGGTATCGCAGAGCCACACTAA
- a CDS encoding ubiquinol-cytochrome c reductase iron-sulfur subunit: MPVDDDKYPTESGRRRFVKGVVGSATLASVGTGGVAALNSATAPTGAGGGIIQYLGIENTDGPAPRGMPQIPIEIDSEGFIKGVWPEPETRTVQGREITVAEMELGGETYSSEWFQYCGAQSLPGIQPAADQDNFFRSTGSPPYEWQSSTYSGGDKIHIDDFQDYESWGNGIGASGLGKPAMGTWRSEGVSPQEQIPIQVLRSKRILDKVESGEGEFAEWLRASTAEGFIAWLDKCTHFCCVPAFKAFGDSSKFGAEDRVYCQCHQSVYDPFSTIKKSFVALPRPDN, encoded by the coding sequence ATGCCAGTAGACGACGACAAATATCCAACTGAATCAGGCCGACGGCGCTTCGTCAAGGGCGTCGTCGGGAGTGCGACTCTCGCCAGCGTCGGAACCGGCGGGGTCGCGGCACTCAACTCGGCGACCGCGCCGACCGGTGCCGGTGGTGGTATCATACAGTATCTCGGCATCGAGAACACGGACGGCCCCGCGCCTCGTGGCATGCCGCAGATACCCATCGAAATCGACTCCGAAGGCTTCATCAAGGGAGTCTGGCCGGAGCCAGAGACGCGAACGGTGCAGGGTCGAGAAATCACGGTCGCGGAGATGGAACTTGGTGGGGAGACGTACTCCTCTGAGTGGTTCCAGTACTGCGGAGCCCAGTCACTGCCCGGCATCCAACCAGCGGCAGACCAGGACAACTTCTTCCGCTCGACGGGATCGCCCCCGTACGAGTGGCAATCGAGCACCTACTCTGGCGGCGACAAAATCCACATCGACGACTTCCAGGACTACGAATCGTGGGGCAATGGCATCGGTGCGAGCGGCCTCGGCAAACCGGCCATGGGGACGTGGCGCTCCGAGGGCGTCTCGCCCCAGGAGCAGATTCCGATTCAGGTACTCCGCAGCAAGCGCATCCTCGACAAAGTCGAGAGCGGCGAGGGCGAGTTCGCAGAGTGGCTGCGTGCCTCCACCGCCGAGGGCTTCATCGCCTGGCTCGACAAGTGTACGCACTTCTGCTGTGTGCCCGCGTTCAAGGCGTTCGGCGACAGTTCGAAGTTCGGCGCAGAGGACCGCGTGTACTGTCAGTGCCACCAGTCGGTGTACGACCCGTTCAGCACGATCAAGAAATCATTCGTGGCACTGCCACGCCCGGATAACTAA
- a CDS encoding plastocyanin/azurin family copper-binding protein, which produces MKRRDFLLTASGVAGGTAVVGAAPAVAQEEPTSSNNSSSGEGTTTPGAGNNSTDGGSGGGGGGGGSKTVTVGPGGDLVFTPGTDEPLYASPGTTVTFVWESDNHNIVVDSQPDGANWGGHEPLENSGFEYEHTFETTGTYAYHCQPHQASGMVGEIIVNESGAPPTGGEVEIDAEEMGVPIQAHFVGIATILMLVVSLIYTFFLLKYGESPHAKGGN; this is translated from the coding sequence ATGAAGCGACGGGACTTTCTACTGACCGCCAGCGGTGTTGCAGGCGGTACCGCCGTCGTCGGCGCTGCCCCCGCTGTGGCCCAGGAGGAGCCCACATCCTCCAACAATAGCTCCTCTGGCGAGGGAACGACGACGCCAGGAGCGGGCAACAACAGCACGGACGGAGGCAGCGGCGGCGGTGGCGGCGGTGGCGGCTCGAAAACCGTCACCGTCGGCCCCGGTGGTGACCTCGTGTTCACCCCCGGCACCGACGAACCGCTCTACGCCTCGCCCGGGACGACCGTGACGTTCGTCTGGGAGTCGGACAACCACAACATCGTCGTCGACAGCCAACCCGACGGCGCGAACTGGGGAGGCCACGAACCACTCGAAAACTCGGGGTTCGAATACGAACATACCTTCGAGACGACCGGTACCTACGCGTACCACTGCCAGCCCCACCAGGCCTCCGGCATGGTCGGCGAAATCATCGTCAACGAGTCGGGTGCACCGCCAACGGGCGGTGAAGTCGAAATCGACGCAGAAGAGATGGGTGTGCCGATTCAGGCGCACTTCGTGGGTATCGCGACGATTCTGATGCTCGTCGTTTCGCTCATCTACACGTTCTTCCTGCTCAAATACGGCGAATCGCCACACGCGAAGGGAGGTAACTAA
- the nth gene encoding endonuclease III: MGTPLSSREEQAEEVLDRLYEEFPDTTISLRYSNRLELLIAVMLSAQCTDERVNKVTRELFAKYDSAEDYANADQEELADDISSITYYNNKAKYIRSACADILELHDGKVPDTMSELTDLAGVGRKTANVVLQHGHDIVEGIVVDTHVQRISRRLGLTEEKSPKNIEQDLMPIIPREDWQNFTHLLISHGRATCTAINPDCEECVLEDICPSSKIDREVDLAKGEPW, from the coding sequence ATGGGAACGCCGCTTTCGTCGCGCGAGGAACAGGCCGAAGAGGTCTTAGACCGCCTCTACGAGGAGTTCCCCGACACGACGATTTCGCTTCGCTACTCGAACCGACTCGAACTCCTGATTGCGGTCATGCTCTCTGCGCAGTGTACCGACGAACGGGTGAACAAGGTCACCCGCGAGTTGTTCGCAAAGTACGATTCCGCCGAGGACTACGCCAACGCAGACCAGGAAGAACTCGCAGACGACATCTCCTCTATCACCTACTACAACAACAAGGCGAAGTACATCCGCAGTGCGTGTGCGGACATTCTGGAACTTCACGACGGGAAGGTTCCAGACACGATGTCGGAACTGACCGACCTGGCAGGCGTCGGGCGGAAAACCGCGAACGTCGTCCTCCAGCACGGCCACGACATCGTGGAGGGCATCGTCGTGGACACCCACGTCCAGCGCATCTCACGACGTCTCGGCCTCACCGAGGAAAAGAGTCCGAAGAACATCGAACAGGACCTCATGCCCATCATCCCCCGCGAGGACTGGCAGAACTTCACCCACCTGCTCATCAGTCACGGCCGGGCAACGTGTACGGCCATCAATCCGGACTGTGAGGAGTGTGTGCTCGAAGACATCTGTCCATCCTCGAAAATCGATCGGGAAGTCGATTTGGCAAAGGGCGAACCCTGGTAA
- a CDS encoding DASS family sodium-coupled anion symporter yields the protein MIQSGANASRRRVTLFGIAVLGTALIALAPNPEGLTIRGQYAIATMFFAGSLWITGALPLPVTALSIPVLLTAFGVYNDIDPALEGFADHLIFLFIAGFMLANALQKYNIDRRIALWLMAKMGSSARLLILAIMLATAFLSMWVSNTATTAMMTPIAVGVLTQVIGREEIQEQTDDAKAFSNMQISTLLGTAYAASVGGVGTLIGTPPNAIVAGQLKELLGYEITFFDWLVIGIPIVFVTLPLVWYLLTFHLYPPEVEDVSAARRKAAEYLAEEGALSTRGRRVAWIFGTTAFLWVLGGLDLLFEPLLPPAVFTTLFGGEGMTIFGVEGHQGLLYYVMVGLYAIPALVLADTVDWDDIVDIDWGTILLFGGGIALAGAFADTGATEWIVSGIFNELVGTNILIVIGAIVLLVIFLTEMTSNTATSAIIVPILIALGGVFAGTLGVAKPEAAIFLAVSGAIAASFAFALPVATPPNAIVFGSGHMKQEHMMKAGIVLNVVMTAVLTGLIMLLFMFVWPAVLW from the coding sequence ATGATACAATCGGGTGCTAACGCCTCGCGCAGACGCGTCACGTTGTTTGGCATCGCTGTCCTCGGGACGGCGCTCATCGCGCTCGCCCCGAATCCCGAAGGGCTGACCATCCGCGGGCAATACGCCATCGCGACCATGTTCTTCGCGGGATCGCTCTGGATTACTGGGGCGCTGCCACTCCCCGTGACGGCGCTGTCGATTCCGGTGTTGCTCACCGCCTTCGGCGTCTACAACGACATCGACCCGGCACTGGAAGGCTTCGCAGACCACCTCATCTTCCTGTTCATCGCCGGGTTCATGCTCGCGAACGCGCTCCAGAAGTACAATATCGACCGGCGCATCGCGCTCTGGCTCATGGCGAAGATGGGCTCTTCTGCCCGGTTGTTGATTCTCGCCATCATGCTCGCCACGGCATTCCTCTCGATGTGGGTGTCGAACACGGCGACGACGGCGATGATGACGCCAATCGCGGTCGGTGTCCTCACCCAGGTCATCGGCCGCGAGGAGATTCAGGAGCAGACCGACGACGCGAAGGCCTTCTCAAATATGCAAATTTCCACGCTGCTCGGGACGGCTTACGCCGCCAGCGTCGGCGGGGTTGGCACCCTTATCGGCACGCCGCCGAACGCCATCGTCGCCGGGCAATTGAAGGAACTGCTCGGCTACGAAATCACCTTCTTCGACTGGCTCGTCATCGGCATTCCAATCGTCTTCGTGACGCTGCCGCTCGTCTGGTACCTCCTCACCTTCCATCTCTATCCGCCGGAAGTCGAAGACGTGAGCGCCGCACGCCGCAAGGCAGCGGAGTATCTCGCAGAGGAAGGCGCACTCTCGACTCGCGGCCGCCGCGTCGCGTGGATTTTCGGCACAACGGCGTTCCTGTGGGTGCTCGGCGGCCTCGACCTGCTGTTCGAACCCCTCCTGCCACCGGCCGTGTTCACCACGCTCTTCGGCGGTGAGGGCATGACCATCTTCGGCGTCGAGGGCCACCAGGGGCTGCTCTACTACGTGATGGTCGGTCTCTACGCCATCCCGGCGCTCGTCCTCGCGGACACCGTCGACTGGGACGACATCGTGGACATCGACTGGGGGACCATCCTCCTGTTCGGCGGCGGGATTGCGCTCGCTGGGGCGTTCGCAGACACGGGCGCAACGGAGTGGATTGTCAGCGGCATCTTCAACGAACTCGTCGGCACGAACATCCTCATCGTCATCGGGGCCATCGTCTTGCTCGTCATTTTCCTCACGGAGATGACCTCGAACACCGCCACTTCCGCCATCATCGTCCCCATCCTCATCGCCCTCGGGGGCGTATTCGCGGGGACGCTCGGCGTGGCGAAACCGGAGGCAGCCATCTTCCTCGCGGTGAGCGGGGCCATCGCAGCCTCGTTCGCGTTCGCGCTCCCGGTGGCCACCCCGCCGAACGCCATCGTGTTCGGGTCGGGGCACATGAAACAAGAACACATGATGAAAGCCGGCATCGTGTTGAACGTCGTGATGACGGCGGTCCTTACGGGGCTCATCATGCTCCTGTTCATGTTCGTCTGGCCGGCGGTGCTCTGGTGA
- the mvaD gene encoding phosphomevalonate decarboxylase MvaD, whose translation MKATAKAHPIQGLVKYHGMRDEELRLPYHDSISLCTAPSHTKTTVEFDDSLDADRFRVDGEDITGRGAERIEQVVDHVRSLAGIDTRVRFESENNFPSNVGFGSSSSGFAAAALAACEAAGLDMTLPEISAVARRGSSSAARAVTGGFSHLRTGLNDEDCRSERIESDLEGEVAIIAALVPAYKETEEAHKEAADSHMFDARMAHIHGQIAEMRDALRAADFDRVFETAEHDSLSLTATTMTGPAGWVYWKPDTLRVFETVRELRDDGVPVYFSTDTGASVYVNTKPEYADRVEEAIAALDIETHVWEIGGPARILDESEALF comes from the coding sequence ATGAAAGCGACGGCGAAAGCCCACCCGATTCAGGGGCTCGTCAAGTACCACGGGATGCGAGACGAGGAACTCAGACTCCCGTATCACGACAGTATCAGCCTCTGTACCGCCCCGAGCCACACGAAGACGACCGTCGAATTCGACGACTCGTTAGACGCGGATCGCTTCCGCGTGGACGGCGAGGACATCACCGGGCGCGGCGCAGAGCGCATCGAACAGGTCGTAGACCACGTTCGGTCGCTCGCCGGTATCGACACCCGCGTGCGCTTCGAGAGCGAGAACAACTTCCCGAGCAACGTCGGCTTTGGCTCCTCCTCTTCGGGATTTGCCGCCGCCGCGCTCGCCGCCTGCGAAGCTGCCGGCCTCGACATGACCCTCCCCGAAATTTCGGCAGTCGCCCGCCGTGGCTCCTCCTCCGCTGCCCGCGCCGTCACGGGCGGCTTCTCCCACCTCCGGACGGGCCTCAACGACGAGGACTGTCGCTCAGAGCGCATCGAATCCGACTTAGAAGGCGAAGTGGCCATCATCGCCGCGCTCGTCCCGGCCTATAAGGAGACCGAAGAAGCGCACAAGGAAGCCGCAGACAGCCACATGTTCGACGCGCGGATGGCCCACATCCACGGCCAAATCGCCGAGATGCGCGACGCCCTGCGCGCGGCTGACTTCGACCGCGTGTTCGAGACGGCAGAACACGACTCGCTGTCGCTCACCGCGACGACGATGACCGGCCCCGCGGGCTGGGTCTACTGGAAGCCGGACACACTCCGCGTGTTCGAAACCGTCCGCGAACTTCGCGACGACGGCGTCCCCGTCTACTTCTCGACCGACACGGGCGCGAGCGTCTACGTGAACACCAAACCCGAATACGCAGACCGCGTCGAGGAGGCCATCGCCGCCCTCGACATCGAGACGCACGTCTGGGAAATCGGCGGCCCGGCCCGCATTCTCGACGAATCCGAAGCCCTGTTCTAG
- a CDS encoding NAD(P)/FAD-dependent oxidoreductase: MRVLVLGAGYAGLTLAYRLERSLPDHAELALVDDTGTHLIQHELHRVIRRPALAEAITIDLADIFDRATVVTDRVSHVDTEAKRVELEAGESLDYDLCAVCLGAETAYYGLPGLEEHATPLKTVGDATTIHDTFVESADDDGHVLVCGAGLSGIQAAGELAALAAERGWEPKIRLLEQAHSIAPGFPENFRVAVRDALTSEGVIIETETTVTSADDDEVHLEDGSMAYDQLLWTGGIAGPEALSGERRRVRSTMEVADGTFVVGDAADVIDADGQQVPASAQSAIREARAVAKSIERLATRDTADGFAPRLEAFRFDSPGWIVTVGEQTVAQVGPTIFTGTPALALKASIGAGYLTQVGAVQSAIDLVRSEFAD, from the coding sequence ATGCGCGTCCTCGTCCTCGGCGCCGGCTACGCCGGCCTGACCCTCGCCTATCGTCTCGAGCGCTCACTGCCCGACCACGCGGAGCTTGCGCTCGTAGACGACACTGGCACCCACCTCATCCAGCACGAACTCCACCGCGTGATTCGTCGCCCCGCGCTCGCGGAAGCCATAACCATCGACCTCGCCGACATCTTCGACCGTGCGACGGTCGTCACCGACCGCGTGTCCCACGTCGATACCGAGGCAAAGCGCGTCGAACTCGAAGCCGGAGAGAGCCTCGACTACGACCTGTGTGCCGTCTGTCTCGGCGCGGAGACTGCCTACTACGGCCTTCCGGGGCTCGAAGAACACGCGACGCCGCTCAAAACCGTCGGCGACGCGACGACGATTCACGACACGTTCGTCGAAAGCGCCGACGACGACGGCCACGTCCTCGTCTGTGGGGCGGGTCTCTCGGGGATTCAGGCGGCGGGTGAACTCGCCGCGCTCGCCGCAGAACGCGGCTGGGAGCCGAAGATTCGACTGCTCGAACAGGCCCACAGCATTGCTCCCGGTTTCCCCGAGAACTTCCGGGTGGCGGTTCGAGACGCGCTCACGAGCGAGGGCGTCATCATCGAAACCGAGACCACGGTCACGAGCGCGGACGACGACGAGGTTCATCTGGAAGACGGGTCGATGGCCTACGACCAGTTGCTCTGGACCGGCGGTATCGCGGGTCCCGAGGCGCTTTCGGGCGAGCGTCGCCGCGTCCGAAGTACGATGGAAGTCGCAGACGGGACCTTCGTGGTCGGCGATGCGGCGGACGTTATCGACGCGGACGGCCAGCAGGTGCCCGCGAGCGCTCAGTCGGCTATCCGCGAGGCGCGCGCCGTCGCAAAGAGCATCGAACGACTGGCGACCCGCGACACCGCAGACGGATTCGCGCCGCGACTTGAGGCGTTTCGCTTCGACTCACCGGGGTGGATCGTCACCGTCGGCGAACAGACCGTCGCGCAGGTTGGACCGACAATTTTC